In one Butyrivibrio proteoclasticus B316 genomic region, the following are encoded:
- a CDS encoding nucleoside kinase: protein MSIITINGIQKEYNKGVTYEEIAKEYQNQYNSRIAAVMFNGKIRELMKTVKKDGELSFITFSDTIGYKTMRRTAIMLLIKAVRDVGGDKQLKTRVEFTIGNGYYCTIKGDIKVDDEFAAKVSDRIKFLISEKMPITKRVYPLDDAIEIFKKQGMDDKVALLKYRRSSEINIYKLGDLYDYFYGYMLPNTSYIENFQVECYHGGLLFTLPTKQEPEKVVVSEPREKLFNTMMLSSDWGAMQGIANVGDLNNMICEGRINEMILVQEALQESRIADIARKIFKRIDVKFVMIAGPSSSGKTSFANRLSIQLRTYGLTPHPISLDNYFVDREKTPLNEDGSYNFECLEALDVERFNQDMTRLLKGERVEMPEFNFVTGKREMNGDFLQLGKNDVLVIEGIHGLNEKMSYALPSESKFKIYISALTTLSIDNHNRIPTTDGRLLRRIVRDARTRGASAKKTISMWGSVRAGEEENIFPFQEEADEMFNSAQIYELAVIKQYAEPLLFNIGKDEPEYYEAKRLLKFLDYFVSVDSSFLPRNSICREFVGGSCFKV from the coding sequence ATGTCTATAATAACAATTAATGGAATTCAAAAAGAATATAATAAAGGCGTTACCTACGAAGAAATTGCCAAGGAGTATCAGAACCAGTATAACAGCAGGATTGCTGCTGTTATGTTTAACGGTAAGATAAGAGAGCTCATGAAGACAGTTAAAAAGGACGGAGAGCTTTCTTTTATCACTTTTAGCGATACTATCGGTTATAAGACCATGCGCAGAACCGCGATCATGCTTCTTATCAAGGCTGTTCGCGATGTCGGCGGCGACAAGCAGCTCAAAACCAGAGTTGAATTTACTATAGGTAATGGCTATTACTGCACGATCAAGGGCGATATCAAGGTTGACGATGAATTTGCAGCCAAGGTATCTGACAGGATTAAATTCCTGATTTCAGAGAAAATGCCTATAACCAAGAGAGTTTATCCTCTTGATGATGCTATAGAAATCTTCAAGAAGCAGGGCATGGATGATAAGGTAGCCCTTCTTAAATACAGGAGAAGCTCCGAGATCAATATTTATAAGCTGGGAGATCTGTACGATTATTTTTATGGATATATGCTTCCTAATACTTCCTATATCGAGAACTTCCAGGTTGAGTGTTATCACGGAGGATTATTATTCACCCTGCCTACCAAGCAGGAACCTGAAAAAGTAGTTGTTTCCGAGCCAAGAGAGAAGCTCTTTAATACAATGATGCTCTCAAGTGACTGGGGCGCTATGCAGGGAATCGCCAATGTTGGTGATCTTAACAATATGATCTGCGAAGGCAGGATCAATGAGATGATCCTTGTTCAGGAAGCTCTTCAGGAGAGCCGTATCGCGGATATTGCAAGGAAGATTTTTAAGAGGATCGATGTTAAGTTTGTCATGATAGCCGGCCCAAGTTCTTCAGGTAAGACAAGCTTTGCAAACAGGCTTTCCATTCAGCTTCGTACCTATGGACTTACCCCGCATCCTATAAGTCTTGATAACTATTTCGTTGACAGAGAAAAGACTCCTCTTAATGAGGATGGAAGCTATAACTTTGAATGCCTTGAGGCGCTTGATGTAGAGAGATTTAATCAGGATATGACAAGGCTTTTAAAGGGCGAGAGAGTTGAGATGCCGGAGTTTAATTTTGTAACAGGCAAAAGAGAAATGAACGGTGATTTCCTCCAGCTTGGTAAGAATGACGTTCTTGTTATTGAGGGAATTCATGGACTTAATGAGAAAATGAGCTATGCTCTTCCAAGTGAGTCCAAGTTTAAGATTTATATAAGCGCCCTGACTACGCTTAGTATTGATAATCACAACAGAATTCCTACAACTGACGGAAGACTTCTTAGAAGAATTGTCAGAGATGCCCGTACAAGAGGCGCTTCTGCCAAGAAGACTATCAGCATGTGGGGATCTGTAAGAGCCGGTGAAGAAGAGAACATTTTCCCATTCCAGGAGGAAGCGGATGAAATGTTTAATTCAGCTCAGATCTACGAGCTTGCAGTAATCAAGCAATATGCCGAGCCGCTTTTGTTCAATATAGGAAAAGATGAACCTGAGTATTACGAAGCTAAGAGGCTTCTTAAATTCCTTGATTACTTTGTAAGTGTGGACAGTTCTTTCCTTCCACGTAACTCTATATGCCGTGAGTTTGTAGGCGGAAGCTGTTTCAAGGTATGA
- a CDS encoding SpaA isopeptide-forming pilin-related protein has protein sequence MKNKVLRRILVSVLTLTTVFSSLGTTVVYAGDGEMPAMVYDDDHAPSEDSIFELVNDTVQESSGADGSDTSAYEDSAALISSDAESEEMDDASAYEDSTTLISSDIESIEESDASVDASSEESSETDEAATVTTVIEPDEGGLLLKSMLLSVTPAVTADLSNPDFGEITKVTTSKNELDSSEEFFEIGFEFHIKNAEKIPDGKFTYTLPDSLDFTRAKGNIIPVSEGDIEIGSAIVDDNNVMTFEIKTDVLEKKPNGLSGSVGLLCKVNPNSINGDGTIEISFSDTQKIQIVVKKPVITGEKGNVSILDEAAKWTVTFDVSAAADNFEITDVLGDNLVLDGGFKLSGVKGALFEQIDDHTLKVTVAHIEAGKYTLEYMIKPVNIISTDGMSEDEIFAAGNGNIVTWKWDGASEPLNDTGYATMKAGKLIKKTGKYGNTNPNITADGVVSWELYINNGAYASDISGCTFEDVLDPNMEFEQDTVKIVYSDDQKYWRAYNGFEPYFVEENGQWKLKIDFPENTPVHYYKLTYTSKIRGKLPTTKTEYTNYAGINRNGVLLDEAQIEAVYKHSGSFETSISKEIAEERNAEGIVSWKAEFTVSGEKSTYNVMITDTIKAEDSNKAINGVDVVSVIVPKSVVLYRVQEDGTYKKIADAHTKFKYFDDDKSKFQIEAKMLEPGNYVINYQTQDYYGREDVHSYPQGSTVKFNNNIQITIDKKTKSDNKSYEVSSEGLPMMKEASKGYYDQKSGKYVIPWTVTVNKNDVGQTNKRIAAGAKAEITDVLLENLSYRSGSTKISSLGGGIIATTEPQIVSADNGKTELKWAFTWPEEMSETDNACVISFETVVSSEYLSNFIKKSGSSAILSFDNTVSGDVAGVTGEAKGSSADAFTFLDKRAVMNEKAQAVDYSIVVNDKALDLVDGDTIILSDEIQNGVYVTGSLHVYDYAGGVKGNEISIPEPNVTIQGTKVEIAVPDSRAILVEYQVKPDSSKGQEIGDGKIKVAISNTATLSGKSSIADTEDGEFVFDKLSANISSSKGAIRITKVDADNVANGLAGAKFGLYRVNLQDKSVSEVAVKETTDPFFNITFSEDGKYESLIFDTLYYYEELEAPKDYQRDQYRHFVIFKDRKFDSVIADVKEYVNDYAKSVGIDKADLEIVDVTSSGKTAEFVVKNSKKPELEIIDPPTDPDRDDETPKTPETPVSQENSTVITLADPVVTSSNTTIALPDLPEVLGVSRNPDDLPEVLGVARGSDTGDSDMTGTVSAMIMAFMILAFVGIRRNKETTGSEKM, from the coding sequence ATGAAAAACAAGGTATTAAGGAGGATACTTGTTAGCGTTCTTACGCTTACAACAGTATTCTCAAGTTTGGGGACTACTGTTGTGTATGCAGGCGACGGGGAAATGCCTGCGATGGTTTATGATGACGATCATGCGCCATCAGAAGACTCAATTTTTGAGTTGGTAAATGACACGGTACAGGAGAGTAGTGGTGCTGATGGCAGTGATACATCTGCGTATGAGGATTCAGCTGCACTTATTTCATCTGATGCTGAATCTGAGGAGATGGATGATGCATCTGCGTATGAGGATTCAACTACACTCATTTCATCTGATATTGAGTCTATTGAAGAGAGCGACGCATCTGTGGATGCTTCTTCTGAAGAGAGTAGTGAAACTGACGAAGCTGCTACAGTTACAACAGTTATCGAGCCTGACGAAGGAGGATTACTGCTTAAGTCTATGCTACTTTCTGTAACACCTGCTGTAACAGCTGATCTTAGTAATCCGGATTTTGGAGAAATAACTAAGGTTACAACCAGTAAGAATGAATTAGATTCTTCAGAAGAGTTTTTTGAAATAGGTTTTGAGTTTCACATTAAAAATGCAGAAAAAATACCCGATGGTAAGTTTACTTATACATTACCTGACAGCCTTGATTTTACCAGAGCTAAAGGTAATATCATTCCTGTTAGCGAGGGCGATATAGAAATTGGGTCAGCTATTGTTGATGACAATAATGTAATGACCTTTGAAATTAAGACTGATGTTCTTGAAAAAAAGCCAAACGGACTTAGCGGAAGCGTTGGCCTTTTGTGTAAAGTCAATCCCAATAGTATAAATGGCGATGGTACTATTGAGATTTCTTTTTCTGATACCCAGAAGATTCAGATTGTAGTTAAAAAGCCTGTAATCACAGGAGAAAAAGGAAACGTATCAATTCTTGATGAAGCTGCAAAGTGGACTGTTACATTTGATGTAAGTGCTGCTGCGGATAATTTTGAGATAACTGATGTTCTTGGGGATAATCTTGTTCTGGACGGAGGCTTTAAGTTAAGCGGCGTAAAAGGAGCCCTTTTCGAGCAGATTGATGATCATACTCTTAAGGTTACAGTAGCTCATATCGAGGCAGGCAAATATACCCTTGAGTATATGATTAAGCCTGTAAATATTATCTCTACAGATGGAATGTCAGAGGATGAGATATTTGCTGCTGGCAATGGAAATATAGTTACCTGGAAATGGGATGGCGCTTCAGAGCCACTAAATGACACCGGCTATGCAACTATGAAGGCTGGCAAGCTTATTAAGAAAACTGGTAAGTATGGCAACACGAACCCAAACATAACAGCTGATGGAGTAGTGAGCTGGGAATTATATATCAATAACGGCGCATATGCCAGTGATATTTCCGGATGTACTTTTGAAGATGTCCTTGATCCAAATATGGAATTTGAACAGGATACAGTTAAAATCGTTTATTCCGATGATCAGAAATATTGGAGAGCCTATAATGGCTTTGAGCCATATTTCGTTGAAGAAAATGGACAGTGGAAGCTCAAGATAGATTTCCCTGAAAATACACCTGTCCACTACTATAAGCTTACATATACTTCCAAAATCAGAGGGAAGCTGCCTACTACCAAAACAGAATATACTAACTATGCCGGTATTAACAGAAATGGTGTTCTTTTGGATGAGGCACAAATTGAAGCTGTATATAAGCATTCCGGTTCCTTTGAAACTTCTATCAGTAAGGAGATTGCAGAGGAGAGAAATGCGGAGGGTATTGTATCCTGGAAGGCTGAATTTACTGTAAGCGGAGAAAAATCAACATATAATGTTATGATCACTGATACGATCAAAGCTGAGGATTCTAATAAAGCAATAAATGGTGTTGACGTAGTATCAGTAATAGTACCAAAGTCAGTAGTACTTTATAGAGTTCAGGAAGATGGAACATACAAGAAAATTGCAGATGCTCATACCAAATTTAAATACTTTGATGATGATAAGAGTAAATTCCAGATTGAAGCTAAAATGCTTGAGCCCGGTAATTATGTAATAAACTATCAGACACAGGATTACTACGGACGCGAGGATGTACACAGTTATCCTCAGGGAAGTACTGTTAAGTTTAATAACAATATTCAAATCACAATTGATAAAAAAACAAAGAGTGATAATAAATCTTACGAAGTTTCATCAGAGGGACTTCCTATGATGAAAGAAGCTTCAAAGGGCTATTATGATCAGAAATCCGGCAAGTATGTTATTCCATGGACTGTAACTGTTAACAAAAACGACGTGGGACAGACTAATAAGAGAATTGCAGCAGGAGCCAAGGCAGAGATTACAGATGTTCTTCTTGAGAATCTCAGCTATAGAAGCGGCTCAACCAAGATCAGTAGTCTTGGAGGAGGAATAATTGCAACAACAGAGCCTCAGATTGTGTCGGCAGATAATGGAAAGACAGAGCTTAAATGGGCATTTACATGGCCTGAAGAAATGTCAGAAACAGATAATGCATGTGTAATTTCTTTTGAGACAGTTGTTAGCAGTGAATACTTATCGAACTTTATTAAAAAAAGTGGCAGCAGTGCAATTTTATCTTTTGACAATACTGTAAGCGGAGACGTTGCAGGTGTGACAGGAGAAGCTAAGGGCAGCAGTGCGGATGCATTTACTTTCCTTGATAAGAGAGCTGTCATGAACGAGAAGGCACAGGCTGTTGACTATTCTATAGTTGTAAATGACAAGGCGCTTGATCTTGTAGATGGAGATACCATCATTCTGAGTGACGAAATACAAAATGGAGTATATGTCACAGGATCTCTCCATGTATATGATTATGCAGGCGGTGTTAAGGGAAATGAAATAAGCATTCCGGAACCAAATGTTACTATACAGGGAACAAAGGTTGAAATAGCAGTTCCGGACAGCAGAGCAATTCTTGTTGAATATCAGGTTAAGCCGGATTCTTCCAAGGGCCAAGAAATAGGTGATGGCAAGATCAAAGTTGCTATTAGCAATACCGCGACTCTTAGTGGTAAGAGCAGCATTGCAGATACAGAAGATGGCGAGTTCGTTTTTGACAAGTTATCAGCTAATATTTCAAGTTCTAAAGGAGCTATACGTATTACCAAGGTGGATGCGGACAATGTAGCAAACGGACTTGCAGGAGCAAAGTTTGGTCTTTACAGAGTTAACCTTCAAGACAAGTCAGTTTCAGAGGTGGCAGTAAAGGAGACTACTGATCCATTCTTTAATATAACCTTTAGTGAAGATGGCAAGTACGAATCACTTATCTTTGATACTCTTTATTACTACGAAGAGCTTGAAGCTCCCAAGGATTATCAGAGAGATCAGTACAGACATTTTGTTATATTCAAGGATAGAAAGTTTGACTCAGTAATAGCTGATGTCAAGGAATATGTAAATGATTATGCTAAATCAGTAGGCATTGATAAGGCTGATCTTGAAATTGTAGATGTAACAAGTTCCGGTAAGACAGCAGAGTTTGTGGTTAAAAACAGTAAGAAGCCTGAATTGGAGATTATAGATCCACCAACAGATCCTGATCGCGATGATGAGACGCCGAAGACACCTGAAACACCGGTATCACAGGAGAACAGTACTGTTATTACGCTTGCTGATCCTGTTGTGACAAGCAGCAATACAACCATTGCACTTCCAGATCTGCCTGAGGTACTTGGCGTTAGCAGAAATCCGGATGATCTTCCGGAAGTTCTTGGTGTTGCCAGAGGATCTGATACAGGGGACAGTGATATGACAGGCACAGTAAGTGCTATGATCATGGCATTTATGATCCTTGCATTTGTAGGTATCAGGAGAAATAAAGAAACTACCGGTTCAGAGAAAATGTGA
- a CDS encoding class I SAM-dependent methyltransferase encodes MSHRLLALAEMLRQTDADAIEEGSNDLNDIDKKPVVADIGCDHGYVSIYLVESGIASRAIAMDVRKGPLSGALNNIHDFGFSDHIKTRLSDGLKALEPGEADAIIIAGMGGKLMMRILEEGDPVALGVRFGVLQPQSDLDEFRKYLRDKGYVILDEKIVFDDGKYYFPMKVSFVGERAAGRLGRKRDHYADAIALLTEKCGCDVERAEHICDRFGECNILHGDPLLQEYCRHGAEVTAAILEELKGKGQTRRYEELRTDLAETTAVLQLFE; translated from the coding sequence ATGTCACATAGACTGTTGGCGCTTGCAGAAATGCTGAGACAGACAGATGCTGATGCTATAGAAGAAGGCAGTAATGATCTAAATGATATAGACAAAAAACCTGTGGTCGCAGATATAGGCTGTGACCACGGATATGTGTCTATCTATCTTGTAGAGAGCGGTATTGCCAGTAGGGCAATTGCCATGGATGTAAGGAAGGGCCCTCTGTCAGGAGCGTTGAACAACATTCATGACTTTGGGTTTTCGGATCATATTAAGACCAGATTGTCAGATGGACTTAAGGCTTTAGAACCCGGAGAAGCAGATGCAATTATCATAGCAGGAATGGGCGGCAAACTCATGATGCGTATTCTTGAAGAAGGAGACCCTGTAGCTCTTGGAGTTCGCTTTGGAGTTTTGCAGCCGCAGTCAGATCTTGATGAGTTTCGCAAATATCTAAGAGATAAGGGATATGTGATTCTCGATGAGAAGATCGTTTTTGATGATGGCAAATATTATTTTCCGATGAAGGTTTCTTTTGTGGGAGAAAGAGCCGCCGGACGACTTGGCAGAAAAAGAGATCATTATGCGGATGCTATAGCTCTTTTGACCGAGAAATGCGGATGTGACGTAGAGAGAGCAGAACATATCTGCGATAGATTTGGCGAATGCAATATTCTGCATGGGGATCCCTTATTACAGGAATACTGCAGACATGGAGCAGAAGTTACAGCCGCGATATTAGAAGAACTTAAAGGCAAGGGACAGACCAGGAGATATGAAGAGCTCCGGACGGATCTTGCTGAGACTACAGCTGTTCTTCAGTTATTTGAATGA
- the rpoD gene encoding RNA polymerase sigma factor RpoD, producing MDEATRELFSQKVKEILALAKKKKNVLEYAEISDFFAELNLNEEQFDNVLEVLENSGIDVLRVSEDDVDDIPDDDDMLLVDDDEEVDMENIDLSVPDGISIEDPVRMYLKEIGKVPLLTADQEIDLAQAMEAGADAEKELADDKDVNKLSDARKKELNAIIYEGEEAKKRLAEANLRLVVSIAKRYVGRGMLFLDLIQEGNLGLIKAVEKFDFRKGFKFSTYATWWIRQAITRAIADQARTIRIPVHMVETINKLIRVSRQLLQELGREPLPEEVAKEMNMPVERVREILKISQEPVSLETPIGEEEDSHLGDFIQDDNVPVPADAAAFTLLKEQLVEVLGTLTEREQKVLRLRFGLDDGRARTLEEVGKEFNVTRERIRQIEAKALRKLRHPSRSRKLKDYLD from the coding sequence ATCGATGAGGCTACAAGAGAGCTCTTTTCCCAGAAGGTCAAGGAAATCCTTGCACTTGCCAAGAAAAAGAAAAATGTACTTGAGTACGCTGAAATCAGTGATTTCTTTGCTGAACTCAATCTTAATGAAGAGCAGTTTGACAATGTACTGGAAGTTCTTGAGAATTCCGGAATTGATGTCCTGAGAGTATCTGAGGATGACGTAGATGATATCCCGGATGACGATGACATGCTCCTTGTAGATGATGACGAAGAAGTTGATATGGAGAATATCGACCTTTCAGTTCCTGACGGAATCAGCATCGAGGATCCTGTCAGAATGTACCTCAAGGAAATCGGTAAGGTTCCACTTCTTACAGCTGATCAGGAAATTGATCTTGCTCAGGCCATGGAAGCCGGAGCAGATGCAGAAAAAGAGCTTGCTGATGACAAGGATGTAAACAAGCTTTCAGATGCCAGAAAGAAAGAATTAAATGCAATTATTTACGAGGGCGAAGAGGCTAAAAAGCGTCTTGCTGAAGCAAACCTTCGACTTGTTGTAAGTATTGCCAAGAGATATGTTGGTAGAGGAATGCTCTTCCTTGATCTTATTCAGGAAGGTAACCTTGGACTTATCAAGGCAGTAGAGAAGTTCGATTTCCGTAAGGGATTCAAGTTCTCTACATATGCTACATGGTGGATCAGACAGGCTATTACAAGAGCTATTGCCGATCAGGCAAGAACAATCCGTATCCCTGTTCACATGGTTGAGACTATCAACAAGCTCATCCGTGTCAGCCGTCAGCTTCTCCAGGAGCTTGGCCGTGAGCCACTTCCTGAAGAGGTAGCAAAAGAGATGAATATGCCTGTAGAGCGTGTTCGCGAAATCCTCAAGATTTCTCAGGAGCCTGTATCACTTGAGACTCCTATCGGTGAAGAGGAAGATTCACATCTTGGTGATTTCATTCAGGATGACAATGTTCCTGTACCTGCTGACGCAGCAGCATTCACACTTCTCAAGGAGCAGCTTGTAGAGGTTCTTGGAACTCTTACAGAGCGTGAGCAGAAGGTTCTTCGTCTCCGTTTTGGTCTTGATGACGGAAGAGCAAGAACTCTTGAAGAAGTTGGTAAGGAATTTAACGTAACCCGTGAGCGTATCAGACAGATCGAAGCCAAGGCTCTTAGAAAGCTTCGTCATCCTAGCCGCAGCCGTAAGCTCAAGGATTATTTGGATTAA
- the dnaG gene encoding DNA primase — MRYSDEIIEEVRSRNDIVDVVGQYVHLQKKGANYFGLCPFHNEKSGSFSVSGHKQMYYCFGCGAGGNVITFLMKYDNLTFTEAVKQLADRAGIKLPDEDDSPAAKAMRDKRQILLDINKEAAKYYYYQLRGRNGQKGMEYFRGRKLTDETMQHFGLGYSNITSDDLVKHLKSLGYEDSQIIDAGLASYDEKYGTHDKFWNRVMFPIQDASQKVIGFGGRVLGDGKPKYLNSPETLIFDKSRNLFGLNYAKNSRAGYMIICEGYMDVIAMHQAGFTMAVASLGTAFTTGQAMILKRYTDEVILSYDSDEAGTKAALRGIGILKEAGLKGKVLDLRPHKDPDEFIKNEGKEAFEERIRNAESTFFFEVRVMESHRNLADPEDKTEFYRDIARKLCEFEEPLERENYTEAVAARYNIAIADLKGLVASYAGRAGMVTPARRPESGIQSKKKPEDGARKNQRLLLTWLTDEPDIYPKVAAWVTPDDFSDDLYRKVATEVFTGMANGNFSPAAILDHFTEEEQYGQVAEMFNTNLVDIETKDQRRKAFRDIILGVKQAGYDRQKKELKPDDPDYLNKTIQGKKALEKLAHANISPDD; from the coding sequence ATGCGATATTCGGACGAAATCATCGAAGAAGTCCGCAGTAGAAATGACATTGTTGACGTGGTTGGACAATATGTTCACCTTCAGAAAAAGGGAGCAAATTACTTTGGCCTATGCCCCTTCCACAACGAGAAATCCGGCTCTTTTTCAGTATCCGGTCACAAGCAGATGTATTACTGCTTTGGATGCGGAGCAGGAGGCAATGTCATTACTTTTTTGATGAAATATGACAACTTAACATTTACAGAAGCAGTCAAGCAACTGGCAGACAGGGCAGGAATAAAGCTTCCCGATGAGGATGATTCACCTGCAGCCAAGGCTATGAGAGATAAGCGCCAGATTTTGCTTGATATCAACAAGGAAGCTGCCAAGTATTATTACTATCAGCTTCGAGGCAGAAATGGCCAGAAGGGCATGGAGTATTTCAGAGGGAGGAAACTTACCGATGAGACCATGCAGCACTTTGGACTTGGATATTCCAATATTACAAGTGATGATCTGGTCAAACATTTAAAGAGTCTAGGATATGAGGACAGTCAGATCATTGACGCAGGCCTTGCTTCCTACGACGAGAAATACGGAACACATGATAAATTCTGGAACAGAGTGATGTTTCCTATACAGGATGCATCCCAGAAAGTAATTGGTTTTGGAGGAAGAGTTCTGGGAGATGGCAAACCCAAATACCTGAACTCTCCGGAAACACTTATCTTTGATAAGAGCCGCAACCTTTTTGGACTTAATTACGCCAAGAATTCCAGAGCAGGCTATATGATAATCTGCGAAGGATATATGGATGTTATAGCTATGCATCAGGCAGGCTTTACCATGGCTGTTGCTTCACTGGGAACAGCTTTTACTACAGGACAGGCCATGATCCTCAAGAGATACACCGACGAAGTCATTTTATCTTATGACAGTGACGAGGCAGGAACCAAGGCGGCGCTTAGAGGAATCGGTATTCTCAAAGAGGCAGGTCTCAAGGGTAAGGTCCTTGATCTTCGCCCTCACAAGGATCCTGACGAGTTCATCAAGAATGAGGGTAAAGAGGCTTTTGAAGAGCGGATCAGAAATGCAGAGAGCACTTTCTTTTTTGAAGTCAGGGTTATGGAATCTCATCGTAATCTGGCAGATCCCGAGGACAAGACAGAGTTTTACAGAGACATAGCAAGAAAACTCTGCGAGTTTGAGGAACCTCTTGAAAGAGAGAACTACACAGAGGCTGTGGCTGCCAGATATAACATAGCCATAGCGGATTTAAAGGGACTTGTAGCATCTTATGCAGGCAGAGCCGGAATGGTTACCCCGGCAAGAAGACCTGAATCAGGAATACAAAGTAAAAAGAAGCCGGAGGATGGAGCGAGGAAGAACCAGAGACTCCTTCTTACTTGGCTGACAGATGAGCCTGATATTTATCCCAAGGTCGCAGCATGGGTAACACCGGATGACTTTTCGGACGATCTCTACAGGAAGGTCGCAACTGAAGTTTTCACCGGAATGGCTAATGGCAATTTTTCACCGGCGGCTATACTGGACCACTTCACAGAAGAGGAACAGTATGGGCAGGTTGCAGAGATGTTCAACACAAATCTGGTGGACATAGAGACCAAGGATCAGAGGCGCAAGGCTTTCAGGGATATAATCCTGGGAGTTAAGCAGGCTGGATACGACAGGCAAAAGAAAGAGCTTAAACCGGACGATCCTGATTATCTCAATAAGACAATTCAAGGCAAAAAAGCCCTGGAAAAACTGGCACATGCAAACATTTCACCGGATGATTAA
- a CDS encoding deoxyguanosinetriphosphate triphosphohydrolase — protein sequence MKIREQLEEREAQILSKYATLSSESKGREIDEKPCDIRPCFQRDRDRILYSKSFRRLKDKTQVFLSPEGDHYRTRMTHTLEVSQNARTIAKALRLNEDLAEAIALGHDLGHTPFGHAGERALNEVCPFGFKHNEQSLRIVEKLENYGQGLNLTWEVRDGILNHEMDLRPATLEGRVVRLSDKIAYMHHDMDDAIRGGILVESDIPRDLAKVIGNSNREWIDTFIHDIISVSMDTDDIRMSDEVYDAFHRLRKFMFERVYTNPVAKGQEGKVEDMIKILYHYYIDHIDKIPEYLKRMMEEGVPKERLVCDYVSSMTDRYAVAVFEEVYIPRSWGVL from the coding sequence ATGAAAATACGAGAACAACTGGAAGAAAGAGAAGCTCAGATCCTTAGTAAGTATGCAACACTTAGTTCTGAATCGAAAGGGAGAGAAATAGACGAGAAACCCTGTGATATCAGGCCTTGTTTTCAGAGAGACAGAGACAGAATACTATATTCCAAGTCCTTTAGAAGACTCAAGGATAAGACGCAGGTTTTTTTATCTCCTGAGGGTGATCATTACAGAACACGTATGACGCATACTCTTGAGGTATCGCAGAATGCCAGGACAATTGCCAAGGCTCTCAGACTTAACGAAGACCTTGCCGAGGCGATAGCACTGGGGCATGATCTGGGGCATACGCCCTTTGGACATGCAGGGGAGAGGGCTCTTAATGAAGTCTGTCCCTTTGGCTTTAAGCATAATGAACAGAGCCTTAGGATCGTGGAGAAGCTTGAGAACTATGGCCAGGGGCTTAACCTTACATGGGAAGTGAGGGATGGAATCCTCAACCATGAGATGGATCTCAGGCCAGCCACTTTGGAAGGAAGAGTTGTAAGATTATCTGACAAGATCGCTTATATGCATCACGACATGGACGATGCCATAAGAGGCGGGATCCTTGTGGAGAGTGATATTCCACGTGACCTTGCCAAGGTTATCGGCAATTCCAACAGAGAGTGGATTGATACCTTTATCCACGATATTATTTCAGTCAGCATGGATACTGACGATATCAGAATGTCTGATGAAGTCTATGATGCATTTCACAGGCTTCGTAAGTTCATGTTTGAGAGAGTTTATACCAACCCTGTTGCCAAGGGACAGGAGGGTAAGGTAGAAGATATGATCAAGATTCTGTATCACTACTATATTGATCATATAGACAAGATTCCGGAATACCTTAAGAGGATGATGGAGGAAGGCGTTCCCAAAGAGCGCCTGGTATGCGATTATGTTAGCTCTATGACTGACAGATACGCAGTAGCAGTATTTGAAGAGGTATATATACCTCGATCCTGGGGAGTATTATAA